A single window of Polaribacter sp. SA4-10 DNA harbors:
- a CDS encoding DUF4835 family protein, which yields MRKLVFLFAVLFSIFNINAQELNCLITVNSEQISGSNKQVFTTLQKSLNEYINQTKWTNQTVKTEERIDCAMTIIITSRDANMFKATLQVQSTRPVFGSTYASPVLNLKDNDFSFKYNEFDPLIYNKNSFDSNLVSTIVFYVNVILGADADTFKKYGGEEYLKEAQNVMLQAQQSGQAAWSNQVGKQNRYLLIDNLMSPKLKSFRDALYNYHRNGFDNFSSNKNKAKQNIEDAALSLERIYNKTVGNYLIRLFFDAKADEIVNVYSDGPNTRNTSKLVQTLRKISPNNNNKWKDIE from the coding sequence ATGCGTAAACTTGTTTTTCTTTTTGCAGTATTATTTTCTATTTTTAACATAAATGCACAAGAGTTAAATTGTTTAATAACAGTTAATTCAGAGCAAATTTCTGGTTCTAATAAACAAGTTTTTACAACATTACAAAAGTCCTTAAATGAGTATATTAATCAGACAAAATGGACGAATCAAACAGTAAAAACAGAAGAAAGAATAGATTGTGCAATGACAATTATTATTACTTCTAGAGATGCAAATATGTTTAAAGCAACATTGCAGGTACAGTCTACAAGACCTGTTTTTGGTTCTACGTACGCATCACCAGTATTAAACCTTAAAGACAATGATTTTAGCTTTAAGTATAATGAGTTTGATCCTCTAATTTATAATAAAAACTCTTTTGATAGTAATTTAGTTTCTACCATTGTTTTTTATGTAAATGTAATTCTAGGAGCTGATGCAGATACCTTTAAAAAATACGGAGGAGAAGAATATCTAAAAGAAGCACAAAACGTAATGTTGCAAGCACAACAAAGTGGACAAGCTGCTTGGTCTAATCAAGTTGGTAAACAAAACCGTTATTTATTAATAGATAATTTAATGTCTCCTAAATTAAAGAGCTTTAGAGACGCTTTATACAACTACCATAGAAATGGTTTTGATAATTTTTCTTCAAATAAAAATAAGGCAAAACAAAATATTGAAGACGCTGCTTTATCTTTAGAAAGGATTTACAATAAAACGGTTGGTAATTACTTAATCAGATTATTTTTTGATGCCAAAGCAGATGAAATTGTTAATGTGTATTCTGATGGGCCAAATACAAGGAATACTTCAAAGTTGGTACAGACTTTAAGGAAAATTTCTCCAAACAATAATAATAAGTGGAAAGATATTGAATAG
- the coaBC gene encoding bifunctional phosphopantothenoylcysteine decarboxylase/phosphopantothenate--cysteine ligase CoaBC gives MSVLSGKKILLGITAGIAAYKTASLVRLFIKLGAEVKVIMTPASKDFITPLTLSTLSKNPVHSAFYNKEDENELWNNHVDLGLWADYMLVAPATANTMAKMANGTCDNLLLATYLSAKCPVYFAPAMDLDMYIHPSTKESLDKLQSFGNIIIPATSGELASGLVGEGRMAEPQDIVTFIENDLLSKLPLKGKKVLITAGPTYEAIDPVRFIGNHSSGKMGFAIAKAAANLGAEVYLISGPSHQKIQHSFVQRIDVVSADEMYNAAHTYFENVDIAILSAAVADYKPKKSAHQKIKKTDTALQIELAPTKDILASLGAIKKNQFLVGFALETNNELENAKGKLKHKNLDAIVLNSLQDKGAGFATDTNKITIIDKDLNEKSFELKSKVEVAKDIMNEIINKINA, from the coding sequence ATGTCTGTTTTAAGCGGAAAAAAAATTCTTTTAGGTATTACTGCAGGAATTGCCGCTTATAAAACGGCTAGTTTAGTCCGTTTATTTATAAAATTAGGCGCAGAAGTCAAAGTTATTATGACTCCTGCGTCTAAAGATTTTATAACACCTCTTACACTTTCCACACTTTCTAAAAACCCTGTTCATTCTGCTTTTTACAATAAAGAAGATGAGAATGAGTTATGGAACAATCACGTAGATTTAGGTCTTTGGGCAGATTATATGTTAGTTGCACCTGCAACTGCAAATACAATGGCTAAAATGGCAAATGGAACATGTGATAATTTGTTGTTAGCAACCTATTTATCTGCAAAGTGTCCAGTTTATTTTGCTCCTGCAATGGATTTGGATATGTACATTCATCCATCTACAAAAGAAAGTTTAGACAAATTACAAAGTTTTGGCAATATTATTATTCCTGCAACTTCTGGCGAATTAGCTAGTGGTTTAGTTGGAGAAGGAAGAATGGCAGAACCACAAGATATTGTAACTTTTATAGAAAACGATCTCTTATCAAAATTACCTCTAAAAGGAAAAAAAGTTTTAATTACTGCTGGCCCAACTTATGAAGCTATAGATCCTGTGCGTTTTATTGGAAATCATTCTTCTGGTAAAATGGGGTTTGCTATTGCAAAAGCAGCGGCTAATTTAGGTGCTGAGGTTTATTTAATTTCAGGGCCAAGTCATCAAAAAATTCAACATTCATTTGTACAAAGAATTGATGTAGTTTCTGCGGATGAAATGTATAATGCTGCTCATACTTATTTTGAAAATGTAGATATTGCAATACTTTCAGCTGCAGTTGCAGATTATAAACCAAAAAAGAGTGCACATCAGAAAATAAAAAAGACGGATACAGCGTTACAAATAGAACTAGCACCTACAAAAGATATTTTAGCTTCTTTGGGAGCTATTAAAAAGAATCAATTTTTAGTAGGTTTTGCTTTGGAAACAAATAATGAGCTAGAAAATGCGAAAGGCAAACTAAAACATAAGAATTTAGATGCCATTGTATTAAACTCATTACAAGATAAAGGTGCAGGTTTTGCTACAGACACAAATAAAATTACTATTATTGATAAAGATTTAAATGAAAAATCATTTGAATTAAAGTCTAAAGTAGAAGTGGCTAAGGATATTATGAACGAAATAATCAATAAAATAAATGCGTAA
- a CDS encoding lysoplasmalogenase codes for MNKQNKIISASLVFLVIVILHISGILFNETIAFFTKPFLMVSLVIVYLVSSKKSSFWVVSALFFSFWGDVFLLFKEEFFIYGLASFLIAHILYIKITAGFLKKISFQKIVFSSIPFVMILVGLLFLIKDNLREMLLPVIVYGITICTFGAVALLNYMQERTSENLWLFLGAIIFIISDSLIAINRFYEPKEMYAISIMITYIVAQYLICKAMVVKNAHQ; via the coding sequence ATGAACAAACAAAACAAAATAATAAGTGCTTCACTCGTATTTTTAGTAATTGTTATTTTACATATTTCAGGTATTTTATTTAATGAAACAATTGCGTTTTTTACAAAACCATTCTTAATGGTTTCGTTAGTAATTGTTTATTTAGTTTCATCTAAAAAATCTAGTTTTTGGGTTGTTTCTGCATTATTTTTTTCTTTTTGGGGTGATGTTTTTTTACTTTTTAAAGAAGAATTTTTCATCTACGGATTAGCTTCCTTTTTAATTGCACATATTTTATATATTAAAATAACAGCAGGCTTTTTAAAGAAAATTAGTTTTCAGAAAATAGTATTTTCTTCTATTCCTTTTGTAATGATTTTAGTGGGTTTACTCTTTTTAATAAAAGATAATTTAAGAGAAATGTTACTTCCTGTAATTGTATACGGAATTACAATTTGCACATTTGGTGCAGTTGCTTTACTAAACTATATGCAAGAAAGAACTTCAGAAAATTTGTGGTTGTTTTTAGGAGCAATAATTTTTATAATTTCAGATAGTTTAATTGCAATAAATCGATTTTATGAACCTAAAGAAATGTATGCTATTAGTATTATGATAACTTATATTGTTGCACAATATTTAATTTGTAAGGCAATGGTTGTTAAAAATGCGCATCAATAA
- a CDS encoding DNA-directed RNA polymerase subunit omega, whose amino-acid sequence MDYKDTKAPLSTITYNKNEIEAETGNIYEAISIIAKRAVQINSDLKKELVDKLDEFATYNDSLEEVFENKEQIEVSKFYEKLPKPTAMAVEEWLEGKVYHRGPETE is encoded by the coding sequence ATGGATTATAAAGATACAAAGGCACCATTAAGTACTATTACTTATAATAAAAATGAAATTGAAGCGGAGACTGGAAACATTTACGAAGCTATTTCTATCATTGCCAAAAGAGCAGTTCAAATAAATTCTGATTTAAAAAAGGAATTAGTAGATAAATTAGATGAATTTGCTACTTATAACGATAGTTTAGAAGAAGTTTTTGAAAACAAAGAACAAATTGAAGTTTCTAAATTTTATGAAAAATTACCAAAACCAACTGCAATGGCTGTTGAAGAATGGTTAGAAGGTAAAGTTTATCATAGAGGCCCAGAAACAGAATAA
- a CDS encoding esterase-like activity of phytase family protein codes for MKNLFFYFFFVSVLFSCKKNTQTNLSFLDEYVLADSISFKNTIIGGLSGVDYSNGFYYFVVDDDRVPRFIKAKIDIQQNKIKSVDFKNVVFLNDTTTAFYNQNALDLESIFIDRETQEVNFVSEGSINNGKSPSVFTTDSLGNFVRKYTIPDKFIPNTVAKLKHNGVFEGSSRSTDNKGFWVAMESPLIIDGVEPTFEKTSSPVRITYFDNKSKKATKQFAYQLENITRPAKGKININGLTAILEYKENHFFIIERAYQSNYGVHGNIVRIFDAFIDAKTTNVLEVASLKETAFIPLKKRLLFSFENVKEQLTEGIVDNIEGITFGPKLANGNQSLVLVSDDNFQRFGKQLNQFILLEISSK; via the coding sequence ATGAAAAACCTTTTTTTTTACTTCTTTTTTGTTAGTGTTTTATTTTCTTGTAAAAAAAATACTCAAACTAATTTATCTTTTTTAGATGAGTATGTTTTAGCAGATTCAATCTCGTTTAAAAATACAATTATAGGAGGACTTTCTGGTGTAGATTATTCAAACGGATTTTATTATTTTGTAGTTGATGACGATAGAGTACCAAGGTTTATTAAAGCAAAAATAGATATTCAACAAAATAAAATTAAATCTGTAGATTTTAAGAATGTTGTTTTTTTAAACGATACTACAACCGCTTTTTATAATCAAAATGCTTTGGATTTAGAGTCAATTTTTATTGATAGAGAAACTCAAGAGGTTAATTTTGTTAGTGAAGGCTCTATAAATAATGGTAAAAGTCCATCCGTTTTTACAACAGATTCATTGGGTAATTTTGTTCGTAAATATACAATTCCAGATAAATTTATTCCAAATACAGTAGCAAAATTAAAGCATAATGGTGTTTTTGAAGGATCGTCTAGAAGTACAGATAATAAAGGTTTTTGGGTTGCAATGGAGTCTCCTTTAATTATTGATGGGGTAGAACCAACGTTTGAAAAAACATCGTCTCCAGTTAGAATTACGTATTTTGATAACAAAAGTAAAAAAGCCACGAAACAATTTGCATATCAATTAGAAAATATTACAAGACCAGCAAAAGGTAAGATTAACATAAACGGTCTTACAGCTATTTTAGAGTACAAGGAAAATCATTTTTTTATTATTGAAAGAGCATATCAAAGTAATTATGGTGTTCATGGTAATATTGTTAGAATATTTGATGCTTTTATAGATGCTAAAACAACGAATGTTTTAGAAGTAGCATCATTAAAAGAAACAGCGTTTATTCCGTTAAAAAAGCGTTTACTATTTAGTTTTGAAAATGTAAAAGAGCAATTAACAGAAGGAATTGTAGATAATATTGAAGGAATTACTTTTGGTCCAAAATTAGCAAATGGCAATCAATCATTAGTTTTAGTTTCCGATGATAATTTTCAGAGATTTGGTAAACAATTAAATCAATTTATTTTGTTAGAAATATCAAGTAAATAA
- the recN gene encoding DNA repair protein RecN, which translates to MLTQLSINNYALINQLSINFSSGLSIITGETGAGKSILLGALGLVLGNRADLSSLKDTSRKCVVEARLAILNYNLEDFFNQVDLDFETETIIRREILPSGKSRAFVNDTPVTLAVLNQLRSKLIDVHSQHQTMQLSDTSFQFTVIDALAKNKERISSYKRGFVQLSQLKKELVELENIQKEANQQYDYNLHLFKELEEAKVKVDEQAVLEEKLEKLNNIEAIKDNLSEALELTVNEEIGIQNLLNTLENRLTKISSFSKEYQEISARVTSVKIEIDDIVAELENANENIDFNPNEAEEINDRLQLLYNLQKKHAVSSNKELVTVFEDLSEKVGVVESAGEVINKKQKEIDSVSEKLDKVAGLISKARTNSTPKLTKELEKLLADLGMENARFSIKIKPSKNYLSNGKDELEFLFSANKGGNFGELKKVASGGELSRIMLSVKKVLSTNTQLPTIIFDEIDTGVSGEVSNKIAAIMQDMSTNMQVIAITHLPQIAAKGSNHYKVYKEEIKGITTTNLKQLSTQERIVEIAEMLSGKDISDSALTHAKELLN; encoded by the coding sequence TTGCTAACACAACTATCCATAAATAATTACGCGTTAATCAATCAGTTATCTATTAATTTTTCTTCGGGATTATCAATAATAACAGGAGAAACAGGAGCAGGGAAGTCGATACTTTTAGGGGCTTTAGGTTTGGTTTTAGGAAATAGGGCAGATTTATCATCTTTAAAAGACACTTCTAGAAAATGTGTTGTAGAAGCAAGACTTGCTATTTTAAATTATAATTTAGAAGATTTTTTTAATCAAGTCGATTTAGACTTCGAAACGGAAACCATTATTAGAAGAGAGATTTTGCCATCAGGTAAATCAAGAGCCTTTGTAAATGATACGCCAGTTACGTTAGCTGTTTTAAATCAATTAAGATCTAAATTGATTGATGTACATTCACAACATCAAACAATGCAACTGTCTGATACTAGTTTTCAGTTTACAGTAATTGATGCATTAGCAAAAAATAAAGAACGAATTTCTTCTTATAAAAGAGGCTTTGTACAATTAAGTCAATTAAAAAAAGAATTGGTTGAATTAGAGAATATACAAAAAGAAGCAAATCAACAATACGATTATAATTTACACTTATTTAAAGAATTAGAAGAAGCTAAAGTTAAAGTTGATGAGCAAGCCGTTTTAGAAGAAAAGTTAGAGAAATTAAATAATATAGAAGCTATTAAAGACAATTTATCTGAAGCTTTAGAACTTACAGTTAATGAAGAAATCGGAATTCAGAATTTATTAAATACTTTAGAAAATAGACTGACTAAAATTTCATCGTTTTCTAAAGAATATCAAGAGATTTCAGCACGTGTTACTTCGGTAAAAATTGAGATTGATGATATTGTTGCTGAGTTAGAAAATGCAAATGAGAATATAGATTTTAATCCTAATGAAGCAGAAGAAATTAATGACAGACTGCAATTATTGTATAATTTACAGAAGAAACATGCAGTAAGTTCAAATAAAGAATTAGTAACTGTATTTGAAGATTTATCAGAAAAAGTAGGCGTTGTAGAATCGGCAGGTGAAGTTATCAATAAAAAGCAAAAGGAAATAGATTCAGTTTCAGAAAAGTTAGATAAAGTTGCAGGTTTAATTTCGAAAGCAAGAACTAATTCAACACCAAAGCTAACAAAAGAATTAGAAAAATTATTGGCAGATTTAGGGATGGAAAACGCCCGTTTTTCTATCAAAATAAAACCATCAAAAAACTATTTATCAAACGGAAAAGACGAATTAGAATTTTTATTTTCTGCAAATAAAGGAGGTAATTTTGGTGAGTTGAAGAAAGTAGCTTCAGGAGGAGAATTATCAAGAATAATGCTATCTGTAAAGAAAGTCTTATCAACAAATACACAATTACCAACTATTATTTTTGATGAAATTGATACCGGAGTTTCTGGTGAAGTTTCTAATAAAATTGCAGCTATAATGCAAGATATGAGTACTAATATGCAAGTAATTGCAATTACGCATTTACCTCAAATTGCAGCGAAAGGAAGCAATCACTACAAAGTTTATAAAGAAGAAATAAAAGGAATTACTACAACCAATTTAAAACAATTGTCTACCCAAGAAAGAATTGTTGAAATTGCAGAAATGTTAAGTGGAAAAGATATTTCCGATTCGGCACTTACGCACGCAAAAGAATTACTGAATTAG
- a CDS encoding enoyl-ACP reductase, translating into MYNLLKGKKGIIFGALNEHSIAWKTAERAKEEGAEFVLTNAPASIRMGQLDALAKKTGAQIIPADATSIEDLENLVEKSMEILGGKIDFVLHSIGMSVNVRKGKSYTDPNYDFTTKGWDVSAVSFHKTMNVLYNKNAMKEWGSIVALTYMAAQRVFPDYNDMADNKAYLESIARSFGYFFGRDHKVRVNTISQSPTPTTAGTGVKGFDGFIAYAEKMSPLGNATALECADYTISLFSDLTKKVTLQNLFHDGGFSNMGVSDAVMEKFE; encoded by the coding sequence ATGTACAACTTACTAAAAGGAAAAAAAGGAATCATTTTTGGTGCTTTAAATGAACATTCTATTGCTTGGAAAACGGCTGAAAGAGCAAAAGAAGAAGGAGCAGAATTTGTATTAACAAATGCACCAGCTTCTATTAGAATGGGGCAATTAGATGCTTTAGCAAAAAAAACAGGTGCTCAAATTATTCCAGCAGATGCAACTTCAATTGAAGATTTAGAAAACCTGGTAGAAAAATCTATGGAGATTTTGGGCGGTAAAATTGATTTTGTTTTACACTCAATTGGTATGTCTGTAAATGTTAGAAAAGGGAAATCATATACAGATCCAAATTACGATTTCACAACAAAAGGTTGGGATGTTTCTGCAGTTTCTTTTCATAAAACAATGAATGTTTTATACAACAAAAATGCCATGAAAGAATGGGGTAGTATTGTTGCATTAACTTATATGGCTGCACAAAGAGTTTTTCCAGATTATAATGATATGGCAGATAATAAAGCCTACTTAGAAAGCATTGCACGTAGTTTTGGGTACTTCTTTGGTCGTGATCATAAAGTGCGTGTAAACACCATTTCTCAGTCTCCAACACCAACTACAGCAGGAACCGGAGTAAAAGGTTTTGATGGTTTTATAGCGTATGCAGAAAAAATGAGTCCGTTAGGGAATGCAACCGCTTTAGAATGTGCAGACTATACCATTTCTCTGTTTTCAGATTTAACAAAAAAAGTTACTTTACAAAATTTATTTCATGATGGTGGCTTTTCTAATATGGGAGTTAGTGATGCCGTAATGGAAAAGTTTGAGTAA
- the dapA gene encoding 4-hydroxy-tetrahydrodipicolinate synthase, protein MQKFIGTGVALITPFKEDLNVDFDALVKLVNFNIENGTNYLVINGTTAESATITKEEKQELIDVIVKTNNGRLPLVLGIGGNNTLEVVKEFKTRDLSKIDGILSVVPYYSKPTQEGFYQHFKALAEATKKPIILYNVPGRTAKNMEPATTLRLANDFSNIVAIKEAGNNIQQYFELLKNKPADFLIISGDDDLALPIALAGGSGVISVIGQAFPKEFSTMIQLGLEGRNKEAYDIHYKMMDVIDYIFEENNPAGIKTVLKELTICSNEVRLPLVKASAELQLKIANFVANF, encoded by the coding sequence ATGCAAAAATTTATTGGAACAGGAGTTGCGTTGATTACACCATTTAAAGAAGATTTAAATGTAGATTTTGATGCGCTTGTTAAATTAGTGAATTTTAATATTGAAAACGGAACTAATTATTTGGTAATAAATGGTACAACAGCAGAAAGTGCTACTATTACTAAAGAAGAAAAACAAGAACTTATTGACGTTATTGTTAAAACAAATAATGGAAGATTGCCTTTAGTTTTAGGAATTGGAGGAAACAATACATTAGAAGTTGTTAAGGAGTTTAAAACAAGAGATTTATCTAAGATTGATGGAATTCTATCTGTTGTACCCTATTATAGTAAGCCAACACAAGAAGGCTTTTATCAGCACTTTAAAGCCTTAGCAGAAGCAACTAAAAAACCAATTATTTTATATAATGTTCCTGGAAGAACTGCTAAAAACATGGAGCCAGCAACAACGTTACGTTTAGCAAATGATTTTAGTAACATCGTAGCAATAAAAGAAGCAGGGAATAATATTCAACAATATTTTGAGTTATTAAAGAACAAGCCAGCAGACTTTTTAATTATTTCTGGCGATGATGACTTAGCTTTACCAATTGCATTAGCAGGAGGTTCTGGAGTGATTTCTGTAATAGGACAAGCATTTCCTAAAGAATTTTCTACAATGATTCAATTAGGATTAGAAGGGAGAAACAAGGAAGCATATGATATTCACTATAAAATGATGGATGTTATAGATTATATCTTTGAAGAAAATAATCCAGCAGGAATAAAAACGGTTTTAAAAGAACTAACAATTTGTTCAAATGAAGTTCGTTTACCTTTAGTGAAAGCAAGTGCAGAACTTCAGTTAAAAATCGCTAATTTTGTAGCCAATTTTTAA
- a CDS encoding outer membrane protein assembly factor BamD, translating into MQKIKNLAYLLMFSLLLFSCGEYQKVLNKGTAEEQYKMAVKLYESKDFSKAMRLFEKITPTYRGKPQMERIQFMVAQSNFNEKNYTTAGYYFDRFAKNYPKSSKKEEAAFLSAYGYKLASPVFSKDPTDTNKALASFQSFINTYPDSEKIPEANKHYKELRYKLQKKSFEIAKTYYRTADYDLRNYKAAIQAFDNLLSDYLGSEFKEEALYYRLKAAHDFVLKSTDRRRQERIKDAIEAYEKLERNFPESQFMEDSNIMLATLQAEDKRVEELIAKQKKTVSLQKK; encoded by the coding sequence ATGCAAAAAATTAAAAATTTAGCGTATTTATTGATGTTTAGTCTACTGTTGTTTTCATGTGGCGAGTATCAAAAAGTATTAAATAAAGGTACTGCCGAAGAGCAGTATAAAATGGCAGTAAAACTATACGAAAGTAAAGATTTTAGCAAAGCAATGCGTTTATTTGAGAAGATAACACCAACCTACAGGGGTAAACCACAAATGGAGCGTATTCAGTTTATGGTTGCTCAGTCTAATTTTAATGAAAAAAATTACACTACCGCTGGTTATTATTTTGATCGTTTTGCAAAAAATTATCCAAAGAGTTCTAAAAAAGAAGAAGCAGCATTTTTATCTGCATACGGATATAAGTTAGCTTCACCAGTTTTTAGTAAAGATCCAACAGATACAAATAAAGCATTAGCATCTTTTCAAAGTTTTATAAACACGTATCCAGATTCAGAAAAAATACCTGAAGCAAATAAGCATTACAAGGAGTTACGTTATAAATTGCAAAAGAAATCTTTTGAAATAGCGAAGACATATTATAGAACAGCAGATTACGATTTAAGAAATTATAAAGCAGCAATACAAGCTTTTGATAACTTATTGTCAGATTATTTAGGGTCTGAGTTTAAAGAGGAAGCTTTATATTACAGATTAAAAGCAGCTCATGATTTTGTTTTAAAAAGTACAGATAGGAGAAGGCAAGAAAGAATTAAAGATGCTATAGAAGCATATGAAAAGCTAGAAAGAAATTTTCCTGAATCTCAATTTATGGAAGATTCAAATATAATGTTAGCCACATTACAAGCAGAAGATAAAAGAGTTGAAGAATTAATAGCGAAACAAAAGAAAACAGTTAGTTTACAAAAGAAATAA
- a CDS encoding ferritin, whose translation MLSAVIQDALNNQVTIEAQSSQVYLSMASWAETQGFEGVSQFMYAQSDEERMHMLKLVKFINERGGHAKVSSLKAPPLEFGSFKEMFQELFNHEVAVSGYINDLVDISLKEKDYATHNFLQWYVSEQIEEEAQARNILDKINLIGDDKSGFYLFDNDIKQLIGADSK comes from the coding sequence ATGTTATCAGCAGTAATACAAGATGCATTAAATAATCAAGTAACTATAGAAGCGCAATCTTCACAAGTATATTTATCGATGGCTTCTTGGGCAGAAACTCAAGGTTTTGAAGGTGTTTCACAATTTATGTACGCACAATCAGATGAAGAAAGAATGCACATGTTAAAGCTGGTGAAATTTATAAATGAAAGAGGCGGACATGCAAAAGTTTCTTCTTTAAAAGCTCCACCATTAGAATTTGGGTCTTTCAAAGAAATGTTTCAAGAATTATTTAATCATGAAGTGGCAGTATCTGGATATATAAATGATTTAGTTGATATTTCTTTAAAAGAAAAAGATTATGCAACGCACAATTTTCTACAATGGTATGTTTCGGAACAAATTGAAGAAGAAGCACAAGCAAGAAATATTTTAGATAAGATTAACTTAATTGGAGATGATAAAAGTGGTTTTTATTTGTTTGATAACGATATAAAACAACTAATTGGAGCAGATTCTAAATAA
- a CDS encoding glycosyltransferase family 2 protein, producing the protein MKLLFTIIIPVYNRPIEMGELLESLVNQDFSNDFEVLIIEDGSTNKSDKVIGKYKEQLNLKYFYKENSGAGASRNFGMQKALGNYFIILDSDVLLPKQYLSEVKNALENKFTAAFGGPDAAHTSFTPLQKAINYSMTAVLTTGGIRGKKQAVGKFQPRSFNLGLSKIAFEKTQGFSEMKNGEDIDLTFRLWKNGFETQLIEKAFVYHKRRSSIQQFFKQTFGFGTARPLLNKKYPETAKITYWFPSVFIIGIDISIILAIFGYHQLLYFYGFYFLLIFLDSFFQNKNIYVAFLSIFTSLTQFLGYGLGFLESQFFNKK; encoded by the coding sequence TTGAAACTACTTTTTACCATCATAATCCCCGTTTATAATCGTCCAATTGAAATGGGCGAATTATTAGAAAGTCTTGTAAATCAAGATTTTTCTAATGATTTTGAAGTGCTAATAATTGAAGATGGTTCAACTAATAAAAGTGATAAAGTTATAGGTAAATATAAGGAGCAACTAAATTTAAAGTATTTCTATAAAGAAAATAGTGGCGCAGGAGCAAGCCGTAATTTCGGAATGCAAAAAGCTTTAGGAAACTATTTTATCATCTTAGATTCTGATGTTCTTCTACCAAAACAATATTTATCTGAAGTAAAGAATGCTTTAGAAAATAAGTTTACCGCTGCTTTTGGTGGCCCAGACGCTGCACATACAAGTTTTACTCCGTTGCAAAAAGCAATTAATTATTCTATGACTGCTGTTTTAACAACAGGCGGAATTAGAGGTAAGAAACAAGCAGTTGGTAAGTTTCAACCAAGAAGCTTTAATTTAGGACTGTCTAAAATTGCATTTGAAAAAACACAAGGTTTTTCTGAAATGAAAAACGGAGAAGACATCGATTTAACTTTTAGACTTTGGAAAAATGGTTTTGAAACTCAATTGATAGAAAAAGCGTTTGTATATCATAAACGTAGAAGTAGCATTCAACAATTTTTTAAACAAACTTTTGGATTTGGAACTGCAAGACCTTTATTGAATAAAAAGTATCCGGAAACTGCCAAAATCACGTATTGGTTTCCTAGTGTTTTTATTATTGGTATCGATATCAGTATTATTTTAGCAATTTTTGGTTACCATCAATTACTCTATTTCTATGGATTTTATTTCCTGCTAATTTTCTTGGATTCCTTCTTTCAAAACAAAAATATATATGTAGCTTTTTTAAGTATTTTTACTTCTCTAACCCAATTTTTAGGGTATGGTTTAGGTTTCTTAGAATCGCAGTTTTTTAATAAAAAGTAA